In the Arachis ipaensis cultivar K30076 chromosome B04, Araip1.1, whole genome shotgun sequence genome, AGATTGGTGAGGAAGTACTTCTCAGAAGACACAATCCCAGACACTCTGATCCTCAACTCTGGCTTGCACGATGGCGTCCACTGGCGTAACATCAGAGCATTTTCTGCTGGTGCAGACTATGCAGCATCATTCTGGGCTGATGTTGTGAACAAAGTGAGCCATCGGGGGCTGGTGCCGCCGAGGCTCTTTTACCGGAGCACAGTGGCAACTGGCGGATATGCAAGATCACTAGCATTCAATCCTAACAAGATGGAGGTGTTCAACGGGGTATTCctagagaaattgaaagaagcAGGCATTGTTACTGGCGTGATTGATAACTTTGATATGACATATCCATGGCATTTTGATAATCGTTGCAACGATGGAGTTCACTATGGAAGGGCTCCTTTGAAGATGAAATGGCGAGATGGTCAAATGGGTCATCTGTATTTTGTAGACCTCGTGTTAGTTCATGTTCTGCTCAATGCAATATGTGCAAGGTAGCCTTAGCATTCTTTCTTGTTAATACATTTGTAACTTGTAACCATGATTGTTTGTATTGTATATTCCTCAAAACAGTTTTTACTATTGATTGATGATGATAAACAAGTATATCAAAGTTTAAAGAATATATTTGCTATGCTTCATTATTTCTTGCAAGCCATCTCCATGTGTAGAGTGTAGTGGATGGTCACTTAGATTGGATAATAAGATATCATGCTGATGTGAAACTAAGTTTCATAAGTAAGGGGAGGGAATTCCAGCTTCGGTATTACTATTAAAACTactttatttatttgttataCCACCTTCTATTAATTACTAAAACTCATTTTGCAGTTTGCACCATTactttatccaaaaaaaaaaaatatttaaatatgagAAATATTAGAAAacgattaaaatttaatatttttaacgtTTAAAAAATACgataaattctaaaaattttttagtatttttctttgaGAAATGTTAAGGGCAGCAATTTTTATGATTTGTAAccattaaataattattaataataattttaatgatataaaattaatgtgagatttcattcaataattcacttttttttattaattacatgccagaatttaataaagttacTTTCTCTTTCAATTTTGAGGAAGTAAGGAGTTGCTTATTTCGCACATAAAGGGCAGAGGTATTGTCGGTACACGTAGGGACGTAGAAGAATGCCCGAATAAGCAAACAGAATGGACCGAAATTACAAAACTAACCCCGAAGCACCAACCGAAGTTCTCTTGTGCGTCTCTTCTTGGCTTCTATCTGTGAGTGATTAACAGTTACAGAGACGCAAAAGAGGGAAAAACACAATAATAGACTCAAGACCTAAAACCACGCTATTCGTTTTTACCATTGCtggattaaataaaaataaaaaataaaaaaaattgttggaTTTTTAGGCCTAGTgctaaaaaaaaagaaggaaagaaaaaaattggGGGAAATATAGGGTTCCAAATCTGGCAAACCTTGTGGGATTGAGGGCTCGCTCTTCGTTGAAGCAAGATTGGTCGGATCTCAACGACGACGACGACCagtgcagcagcagcagcaggcgTTGGCGTCGCAGGCTCTTCAACATGGCCTTCTCATGGCCCGCCGCCCTCCGTATctccctcttcctcctcctcatcgccGCCGTTGTCACCGCCTGCTTCACTCTCCCCATCGAAAAGGTATTCATCCAATCTTTATTTCTTCATTTCCATTTCCGTCTTTTGATTAACGCGCTTTTATCTCTGGATATTCGACTAGCATTTCTGAAATGTGAAATGTTGAGCTAGCGTTGTTTGTGgctggattgcctttggatttacGTTGGtggaaaattaagaaaataatctGTTTCTGGATTTATTCTGAATCTTTTCACGGTTTTGTGATCTGCAGATGATGAAGGACTTTTTGCTATGGGTTGAGCGTGATCTTGGGCCCTGGGGACCTGTTGTACTGTAAGTAGATTTAATTTATGATCCCTAAAACTTGTGTATGCGTATGTATTTGTGTTTGTTTGTTTGGACTTTGATATGTAATAGCATCATAACTGTGAAAGTTGTTTCAATTGGTGTCAAAAGATTAAGGGTAAAactgaaatttattttaaacattagcgataaaattgaatcaaattaagcTTTAGGAGAATGATTAAGCTAACTAGGTGTAGTATGACTTGTATCTTCCTTTTATTTTGTGAGTATGACCATTTGATCTTTCAAGATAAGGTCATATAGTCATATACACCTAAGCTATTCTTCATTTCCCTTTGAACAACCAATGAAGGTCGGAATGGGTGAACTGGAGCGCAAGTGTAATTGAACTGTAACTTGTTTCCAGAGGAGATTGTTCACAGCCCTAGCATTCATAGTCATTTAAATATTTTGTCTAAACTATGTGTCTCCAGAAAAACAACATATACAATATAATGTTGGCCTATTTTTAAACTCGTTGTTTATTTGGTATTTTTCAGGGCTGTTGCTTACATTCCTTTGACAGTCTTGGCAGTTCCAGCTTCAGTGCTCACTGTAAGAGCCTTTGACATACTGTCATTTCCTACAGAACTTTTAAAAGTTGGCTGTGTTTATGCAATTTGTTTCCTTTTTCGATGAGGACTTGAATTTGTCAATTCTTATTTCAATTAGACGTGATTTTATTAGGTGTCTACTGACTTTTAGTATGCGGTGCATGGCCcccatttatttatttcttttcattCTTTAATTAAGTTGCTTTATTTGATGTTTCATTTTCAGCTTGGCGGTGGATATCTTTTTGGGCTTCCAATAGGCTTTATTGCTGACTCTATCGGTGCAACTGTGGGTGCAGGAGCTGCATTCCTTCTTGGTAGAACAGTAAGTTTTTTAACTAACATGTTGATAAGCAGTTgccaaaaaaagaaattttggtcCACTACTTGCTGTTGTTTAGTTTATTGAAATTAGTTTATTGCAATATCCACTGTTTCTCTTGCTCTTCTTCATATATGACTCTGGCAATCCCCTCATCTTTCTAATTGAGCTGCATTTTAGTCCATGTGTTTTCTCACTGCATAgtttttatctttcatttataTATCTTTGTCATGGATTTATACAGATTGGGAGATCATTTGTTGTTTCTAAGTTGAAGGATTATCCACAGTTCAGATCAGTGGCAATTGCAATTCAGAGATCTGGCTTTAAGGTTTGTAggttttatatataatataatagtgTTTTGAAATTTTCAAGTCTTTTGGTGTTTAACATATGATGATCCTTTTGTTTTCCCCATTTATCTTGTCTGTAAAATTCATTTCATCACATTTTATAGTCATTGCTCAAGATGACCATTGCTGTTTGTTTTAGTGACTAGGCATTCCTTTCTGTTATTTGTTCTCAActgatttattttcattttttttttttaattatctgtCTTACAGATTGTATTGCTACTTAGGCTTGTTCCTTTGCTGCCATTTAATATGCTGAATTATCTCCTGTCGGTGACTCCTGTTTCATTAGGGGAGTACATGCTGGCTTCCTGGCTAGGAATGATGGTATTTTCTTTGCTCTTTATTATCTACTATATTGAGGCGTTAATTTAATAATGCATTTCTGTTAAGTGATATAAAATGTGTACTCCACATAATTCAAACAACTAATGAATTAAAAAATGCGATTAGTATATCCATTCAAAGTTAATTAACTTTTCATTTACCTCAAAAGTAAAAGTCTGTTTTCTAAAGCAAATCAAGGTTGAGGCGTTAATGCCTAATATTTTTACTGTTGCAGCCAATAACACTGGCACTAGTCTATGTTGGAACAACTTTGAAAGATCTTTCTGACGTGACACACGGATGGGGTGAATTCTCCAAGACCCGTTGGGTAAGATATACTATCCTGTCGTTCTTTATGATCCTGTATCTTTATTGGTGAACATCTGAGATACcttggaagttggcatgtttacATTCTTGACTGGATCATTTAGGTGTGCTTTGTCTCATCATGCATATAACACGTGTCTCTTTCTCTCATGAATGCAGGCTTTTATCATTTGTGGCCTCCTGATATCCGGTAAGTTGCTTTCCCTCTAGTGATGCATTTATCTTGAACACTATCTTGGGTCATAATGACAGATATGTCCCTAGTTTGTTTTTCTAATAATATATAGATTATGAAAGTCTCGGATAAATATAGAATATATTATGGGAGGTTTCTTCTCCTCccttttcttgtttttgtttttgttaaaaacagagaGTACCGATTGCATGGGGCTGCTCAAATGCACAGTGCAACTTCTGTTGCAATGTGACTTTCATAATTTCATTAGCCTGGGTGAATGTGACACGCACCACACCATTGTACATGCTATGTTTATATGCAACATCAACAACAGGACaaaactcaattttttttttaaaaaaaaatcataaaactcCCCAGCATTCGGGGCAAATAGTATTCTGCAGCATTTAAACGTTAGCTGAAACAAGATATCAGAACCTCTGGTATTTTGGAGTATTGGGAGATCATGTTCTTAATTTGTTCCTCTTTTGCTCCTCTTCTCTTTGATTGGGAAGGCTGGTGAGCTTTCTGTCTCTCACAGCTGCCCAGCGGTTGCCATTGCTTGCAGATGCTTGGATATTACAAGCATTTTCATTTGAAAAGTTGTATCAAATAAGACTAGGATTCCAATTTTTTATCTGATCAAGCAAGACTGAGCTTTGTTAATTTTGGTTCTGTGCAGTGGTTCTGATGATATGTGTTACTAGAGTTGCCAAGGCTGCTTTAGACAAAGCCTTAGCCGAAAATGAAGAGATTGATGGCATCGCAGCCTCGCCGGTATTACCAGTTGTAGCTGAACCATCCACAGATCTCAACCAACCTCTGATAATTAAGGTAGAAGATTCTGCAGAAGACGACCATGAAAAGTAAAATCTCTTTTTGTGTAAATTCTTTTTGTCCACCCAACCTCCTAGAAGCtgtgttcatttttttttttaaaaaaaatccaatgcTGAAGCAGGAGATTCCTGCTCCTATTTATTTGTTTTGTACAGTCCCAACATTAGAAATATAGTTTGACAAAAATTGGTAATCCTTACAATCAAGATGATGAGATCATTGACTGATTATCTTTTTGTCTAACAGCAGCAGCTAGGCTCATCCCATGATAGAATATTATTTTGTAACTTCCCACAATATATTGTGGCTCTATATTGATGTTTCTATTCTCTTGCTTTTCAGCATAAATCTCTACCTTTTTAAAATCCTGATCATATGTATTTCATTGAAATCTTTGACTGCTGAAAATTAGAAGCTAAGGGTATGGAACTTTATTTTTACCCTCCAATCAAATATACCCAAGTATTCCCGTGGTTTGGGATAAAAATTGAGtgaaaaataatacataaaagTTCTCACCGTATTTTATTTTGACGAAAACATTCCTAAGATTTATCGAGACATAGCAACCATATATTAGCTTCTATGATGCACGGATAACACGGGATATGCTGACACGCGAATTTTAAGACATAGGATacgccgacacgcgaattttaaattCTTATAAGATACGGGACACGcgtacatataaaatataaagtagttTTTAAATAATTGTTAGAGGAATGAATAAATTTGTTTCTTAACTCGAATAGTGAACTGTAACCAATATTTATCACCGTTGACACGTTTTGAATGTCTAGTCGTACACTTAGTTGTCTTCATGTCTTGTGATCTAAAAGGGGAATGAAACTCTCAAACTCCACGATGACGATGTGTCATTAAATGATATGCTTAAAAGCTTATATGCTTATTTACAATTTTTAAGAAATTACATTTAAACTTGTGTCTTGCCAAGTAATAAGCGTAAGTATTCAGTTATGACGAATGTGTTGATCGGTTGATAAAGTGCTAAACACATTATAGCTACCACTGTTTCTTTGTGATTCCAAAGACTCCTATCCTAACCGGTAAAAGGTTATTTAAGCTTCTAGACGGTTTAACATCGGTTTCTGTtcctattttttttactatttaatatAACTGAAAGGGACTTTAATTGTTTATAATGTATGTAAGAAATTAAACTATAAAATGCAAGTGGAGAGATACGCTCTATATTCTTATAGCATAGTTGTATTAGATTTATATTACAATGGATGGAAGGTTTTTTCAACCACAGTGTAATTTAGTTCTCATGATACGTATGATAAATTGGAGTACTTGTATTAAATTCGATTAGATACTTCGTCTTCGTGCCTGTGAAACGATTCAATACCATAAGTGCACAGCCTATGAAAAGCCTATGCTGTGAATCGCTGTGAGCAGGCTGTGCGCATAAACAATATAGGTTGGCACagaattatttttcattttttaagaaaaggCCTGTGCAAACCTGAAACTTGTGTGAATTTATGGTTGTGCACAGTCGCACAGGTCAGAATAAGAATTGTATATAAGAATTTTATTTAAATCTATATCATATATaatgataaataattttattttttataaaatttatgaactatattaattttattctataatttttattaattttttaattaaatataaaattatagttattttttagttttacagTAATNNNNNNNNNNNNNNNNNNNNNNNNNNNNNNNNNNNNNNNNNNNNNNNNNNNNNNNNNNNNNNNNNNNNNNNNNNNNNNNNNNNNNNNNNNNNNNNNNNNNNNNNNNNNNNNNNNNNNNNNNNNNNNNNNNNNNNNNNNNNNNNNNNNNNNNNNNNNNNNNNNNNNNNNNNNNNNNNNNNNNNNNNNNNNNNNNNNNNNNNNNNNNNNNNNNNNAAATAATTGTAATgacattttgattttttattgatattaaaatataaattaattttttaattatttttaatatcttattttaattatatcaagtatttaaaatattttttattttaataaatagtaatatatactatatctaaatttattttaagaatatatgttaagaataagactggacacgctgacacgtgttggtatttaagtgtgttcAAAGTCCAAACGTGTCCGGAAaagaattttttactttttattaagacacggttggataTAACAAatacgcgtgtcggacgagtgtcgctAAGTGTCGTATCCGAAAAGTATCCGACACGTGAATACCATAACTTAGCAAAGTGTCCGTGCTTCTGCTTCATAGATTAGCTTAAATTATGTTCATGAGGTTAAATAGTATGCATAGTACTCTTGATTTAATGTGACACCAACTTTTTTGGAAGGTAGGTAACATTATATTTAGATTATGTTGATACGATATTCTTATATCTCGCATAGAGAGGTGAACGtaaaatatcaaattaaagaATGTATGTAATATTTGTTAATTTCAGGGAAAGTCAAtataatttatcattttttttatccTTGTCTTTGGCTACAATTTGGCAGATCTTCGAATTTATTGGAAAATGGCCAATCCTATCCTCAGAAACCTTAGTGTTTCTTTGTCACCATCGATATTACACAAATCGTGAAATAGTTGGCTAGTTGTGTAAGCAGTATTGACTTATGAATGCGAATAATGAACCGTTCTGTGTTCAAATTTACATTAAAGAATTTTTAACATTTATTCGTATATTCGAAAATTCGTATAGTAAATTACTGTGTAGCAGTAGCACCTCAAACTCTCAAAGTAAGGGGAAAATCTAGTGTTCTGTACTTCTGTTGATTCACATGCTGATCTGTAAGTTTTGCACAGTTGCCACTATTTATAACCAATGTCAAGTGATAAGCTCAATTCTTTGTTTAAATAAGTAAGGAGATTTTGAATCTTATTTATATATGTAGTAATAATTCATTGATCATATTTTaaataacttaaaaaataaaataaaaacttctCANNNNNNNNNNNNNNNNNNNNNNNNNttgttttaataattttaatcgttaatttaaattataaaaaaatatatattaattaaaattagcaTTAAAAATTACTAAAACATCGATGTTGAAAACTTACCTAAACAAATTAcctaacttttttttcttttcacaaGGTTAACACATTGATGGGAAGTTGTCCCAATCATTCACTTTCTTATATTTTGTGCATCCGTAGCTGTATTAATTTGAAAGAAGCGTCcacatcaaaataaataaataaatggaagAAACGCATAAAGTGAGTGTATAACTTTATCTATGATTGCTTATTATCTAGGATTATGTCCTGAAAAAGTTTGTCGTCGTTTAAGAGAGGGAAGAAAGGAATCACAAGATGCACATATATATGAACCAAATACACAACTAACTTAAGTGAAGACCAATGTGTGTGTGTCTAAATATATATATGGTTTTTCTTCAAGTGCCCCTGCTGGACATTTTTGTTAATAGTAgtgtaaattttgaaaaagaatcattttattattatattgaaTAAAAAAAACCAAGTGTAATTTGTTTAACCAAGTTTAATATATATGATTATGGGTCAAAAAAATAAATCAGGAATCACAAGCAACGCATAAGGTGAAAACTACCATAGCAAAAGATGAAGAATTGCAACATTATCCTTCACATGTGAAGGAAATATTCTATAAGTGGATCTCAGGATAATTTTCTAAGAAGGAGAGAGGTAGGTCACAACAAAAAATCTATAGTTGTCATTGATGACAAAAAGATCTGTCCCTTGATATGGAATATTTCCACTGAATTGTGAACATCATAATATGATGAGATTATTATTGCCAACTTGCACTGCCATGCATGTCATATTTAAGTTAATTCAAGTATCATAACTTTGTACTTTCCTCTGTTTCCATGCTTAATGAttcacattatatatatatacactattTTTCATGGTTATCTCATAGAGCATTAAAAAGAGGAAACAAACCATGATTATGTTTAGAcacaataaatataaaatattaacttttaatataaaattttagttCAATAGGTTAATACCTACCATAGGAATGAAATTTTTATTGGAGGAGAATTTTTCATTGAGAACTGGTTTAAAGAAAGTAACACTAAGAATGAAAGTTGAGGCACCATCATATGCTGCATCATCATGAATATGTGGATTGCCTTGTATAGTTGCCAATAGCgtgtttttgttttttctcctattcaaaaaagaataaaaaaaagaaataatttgATTCTGGAAATTTTATACATTTTTGTCAGTGCAAGAAAACTTACCCACTgtcttgtgttgaatttggtgCGTTTAAGGGGACCCTACCATTTTCTTGATGGAAGGGATAAACATTATTCTATATCAATAGTCTTTTATCTTTGATATTTTATGATCTTAGCCGCTTAAAACGCTTACAAGCATCTTGATTGAGCCACAAGCAAGAGTTTAAAGATCCTTGATACTTGGTACATTGACAAAAGTAATTAACAATAGAAGTAAAGAAACTCACTTTATTACAAGGGCATGTTTTTATGTTGTTATATAAATAACTGAATCTTCTATAGTTCTGTCACAAAAACATAGTAACATAACACTACCTAGAAACTTAAGATGACCAAGAAGGACTTAGTGTCCTTCATGGGGAAAGTGAGAGGTTTCAGCCTTCGATCTCTCGGTGGTTGCTTCGATAGCTGCTGCGACCGGACTCAAGGCTATGGATTAGGGACAAGGATATGGAATTTAAGTGACCGGCCGGTGGAGCTGCAAATAAGGGTGGGATCAATATTGAAGAAGGTTCATACTTTGAAGCCGGGTTCATCAAAGAGGGTGGAAAGTAAGCGAATATATAAGGCTTATATGCCGGGTAAGAGTGGCGGCAATGGAGGTGGATTGAAGAGCTTGCTCTATTACTATGATGAAACTTCCCACCCTTATATTTGGATTCATGACATAGGTGGTGATTCCATGAGGATGGTTAAGCAGCAGTATATTAGCCTTGAGGATTTGAGAGAATCTtctgagatcagagtcttcaggGATCAGCAAAAGGGTTTCATATCGGTTCGAAAGCAAAACCGGCCAGATTTCTGCTGAATTTTCATTGTAACTCTTCTTGTTTGTGTTTACAAGAGTTGAGTATGTTGTGTAAGAAATTGGCATTTTAacttcttgctctttaagtttcctTTTGTTGTGTGTTATTGATTGGCAAATGGCAATAATTGATGATCATGTGTTTTAGCTAGTGTTACTCAACATGAATGAGAATTTGCATTCAAGTGATGTTTGTGTTATGATACCCGGTCATTTGGGATGATATACAAAGAAATCAGACAATGAATCATAGCTAAAAACTAAGGATTTACTATGCTAATGTTTTGGGCTAGTACTAAGACATTTCTGCTTACTATCATAATATAAAAACATTTGTAGGcccttttatctttatttttcggAAATTATAGTGACACTTGCTTTcttcttgaaagaaaaatttttaacTGTACAAAAACAAATGCAAAGACACCGGTTATATCTAGTATTACATAGAAACCTTATCAGTATAGTTGAACAAGGAGGCCTGAAATGAATATTTGAATATTATTTGACTACAAAATAACCAAGCTTATTTTGCTCCAACTTAAAGGTTTAGTACAGGGTTTTAATCGTTAATTTCGGCATACCAAAATTAAGAAGTAAATAACAATGACACGCTCACTGGTGGATAGTTCAGGTGACATTCAGGTACATAAGAATCTAAATAAAAAGCAAAGATTATTAACATTATATTACCAAATTTCAAAGCCTATAGACTCTGTAATCACTAGACTATAATCAATGACAGTTCATTAAATTGTTCCTGCCAACTTGATATACAAGGAGCAAAGTTACCCACCTCTGCATGTAAGAGTCAAACTCTGGCAGAAAAATGATAAAATGTACAGAACTGTAAAAGGCAAAAATAATGGACAGACCATACATTATCTTCAatacaaatttaatttgtttatggAAAGTCATTCATCAATTGATCTGAATGGCAGTGCAGTGCCTATACAATGCTAcagagaaaagtaaattaaattcaatcaaATAAGTAGCACAGAATCTAGGGTTGACAAAACGATGCACTGTGGCAGAAGCAGAAAACCCTCCAGCTCAGCACCTGACAGATTGATCCTTGGGGCATGTCTGAAGGAAACTTGCTCTATGAAATAATGGAGGCTGAGCCTCTCATATGAAACTGTTTGTATTACATGTTAACAAGACATAATTTTTCAAGGCTCAGTTTAATTCCAAATTGTTCTTTTCCCTTCCTTTTCCTAAATGAATTTCAATCCTGTATACTCCAGTTTGGATTTACATATCTATAAAGTAACAGAAAAACAGCTTTGGCTCAATTGTAAGACCTTTTTAGGCAGGACCCTGACCCATTGCACCTGCCCGCGCTCTCAACATTTCGGTCCTCTtactcttctccatcacttcaACCAACCATTCTGCACTTTCCCTAATTCCAATCCTGCATCATTTCAAAAGTACCTCAGATATCTGTCTTCGGTAAAAATTTGAAATGATAATTGATTATCATTCGTTGTGGATTAACTTTGGAAAGTTGATACGATCATACAACTGCCCAACTTACCCATCATAGGCTGACACAGCTTCAAACATGTGAACTCTTTCTTCCAGCTTCTTTAAATCTAGACAACGTGCAAGTTCGTCGGCTGATACTGCTTGCGGAAGATCCTGCAATCACAAGAATGTTAAGAAAGTGGCTACTATCATTCTGCCAATTTCCCAGATGGGCATAACTAGTACCTTGAGGTTGAAGGAAATTAAATGAGACATTCAACATGTACAACATAAATAAGCATTAGAACTACAATATTCCTTAAAATATTAGTCATTCTATAAGGTTTATAAATGATTAAGA is a window encoding:
- the LOC107638579 gene encoding uncharacterized protein LOC107638579, translated to MAFSWPAALRISLFLLLIAAVVTACFTLPIEKMMKDFLLWVERDLGPWGPVVLAVAYIPLTVLAVPASVLTLGGGYLFGLPIGFIADSIGATVGAGAAFLLGRTIGRSFVVSKLKDYPQFRSVAIAIQRSGFKIVLLLRLVPLLPFNMLNYLLSVTPVSLGEYMLASWLGMMPITLALVYVGTTLKDLSDVTHGWGEFSKTRWAFIICGLLISVVLMICVTRVAKAALDKALAENEEIDGIAASPVLPVVAEPSTDLNQPLIIKVEDSAEDDHEK
- the LOC107637529 gene encoding uncharacterized protein LOC107637529 → MTKKDLVSFMGKVRGFSLRSLGGCFDSCCDRTQGYGLGTRIWNLSDRPVELQIRVGSILKKVHTLKPGSSKRVESKRIYKAYMPGKSGGNGGGLKSLLYYYDETSHPYIWIHDIGGDSMRMVKQQYISLEDLRESSEIRVFRDQQKGFISVRKQNRPDFC